A stretch of Urocitellus parryii isolate mUroPar1 chromosome 16 unlocalized genomic scaffold, mUroPar1.hap1 SUPER_16_unloc_2, whole genome shotgun sequence DNA encodes these proteins:
- the LOC144251505 gene encoding vomeronasal type-1 receptor 90-like, whose amino-acid sequence MTQSSTLYIFLAVRNAFCFQIVIGITANVFLLLFHVLTFLLQRRTRPTDVAIAHLALIHLLMLIIRAHLDLGILGVQDFWNDFTCKAIIYLYRLMRSLSVTTTCLLSVLQAITLSPRSSFLAKSKHTSSQCSVWTLLTLWVFNVFFNVRILISMGGPSNDTAAFRFVSESCTVAPTGHYFKIFFTLIGILRDIFLMGLMALSSGYMVALLCRHKRQCQHLHSTSLSPRASPEMRASRTILLLMGLFVLMYFVDCVFSSSSEHMHREDPTRLGVQMLVGNGYATLSALLLICAEKRIINFFQSTLGKKRKCLHSAR is encoded by the coding sequence atgacccaAAGCAGCACACTTTACATTTTTCTTGCTGTAAGAAATGCCTTTTGTTTCCAAATTGTCATCGGGATCACAGCCAACgtcttcctgctcctcttccaCGTCCTCACTTTCCTTCTCCAGCGCAGGACCAGGCCCACAGATGTAGCCATTGCTCACCTGGCCCTTATTCATCTGCTGATGCTCATAATCAGGGCACACCTGGACCTAGGAATTTTGGGGGTTCAGGACTTTTGGAATGACTTCACATGTAAAGCCATCATCTACCTCTACAGGCTGATGAGAAGCCTGTCTGTCACCACCACCTGCCTGCTGAGTGTCCTGCAGGCCAtcaccctcagccccagaagCTCCTTTCTGGCCAAGTCCAAGCACACATCCTCACAGTGCAGTGTGTGGACCTTGCTTACTCTCTGGGTGTTCAACGTATTCTTCAATGTCCGCATCTTGATCTCCATGGGAGGCCCCTCCAATGACACAGCAGCTTTCCGGTTTGTCTCTGAGTCCTGCACTGTCGCCCCCACGGGTCACTACTTCAAGATCTTTTTCACTCTGATAGGAATACTCCGGGACATCTTTCTCATGGGGCTCATGGCCCTCTCCAGTGGGTATATGGTGGCTCTCCTGTGCAGGCACAAGAGGCAGTGCCAGCACCTCCACAGCACCAGCCTGTCCCCAAGAGCCTCCCCAGAAATGAGGGCCTCCAGGACCATCCTACTGCTCATGGGACTCTTTGTGCTCATGTACTTTGTGGACTGTGTGTTCTCCTCCTCTTCAGAACATATGCACAGGGAGGATCCCACTCGCCTGGGGGTCCAGATGCTGGTGGGCAATGGCTATGCTACCCTCAGTGCCTTGTTGCTGATCTGTGCTGAAAAACGAATCATCAATTTCTTCCAGTCCACActggggaagaagaggaaatgtttacaCAGTGCCAGATAA